Within the Saccharomonospora amisosensis genome, the region CCGCCGAAGGCCGCCGACAGCCCGAGCATGACGATGCCGAGTTGGAAAGGTAGAGCACTCTGCGTTCCGCTCAGCCCGAGCGTTTCCTCGAGCGGAGGTTTGAACACGCTCCAGGCGTAGACCTGCCCGATCGCCAGGTGCACGGAGAGCGCCGCGGGTGGGATGAGCCAGCGACTCCAATTCGCTGGTGCGATGCTGTGGGAACGGTCAAGGAAGCCGAGTGCCACTCCGACACCTCCGTAGACTGAATACTGTCTAACTGTATGCGTATCGCGCCGGCGAATGTATACAGCAACGCCACGGACACAGCAAGTACCTGTCGAATATTGGGATCGCGAGGAGTGGTGCCCCATGGGCCGAGTCACGGTACGCAGGCCGGTGCGGATGTTGACCTCGCACGGCATGCGGCGCAGGCCGGACGCGCTCGCCGCCGAGGAGCCGCTCGAGATCCGGGTCTCCGGAAAGCCACTCGCCGTCACCATGCGCACCCCTGGACACGACGTCGAACTCGCGCACGGCTTCCTGCTCTCGGAAGGGGTCATCGGTGCCAGCGAGGACGTCGCGCTCGCCCGCTACTGCGACAGCCTCGACGACCAGGGCCGCAACACATACAACGTGCTCGACATCGCGCTCGCCGACGGGGTACCGCCACCCGAGACCGGCGTCGAGCGCAACTTCTACACCACCTCTTCCTGCGGCGTGTGCGGCAAGGCCGCGCTTGCCGCCGTGAAACTGAGGACCAGGTATTCGCCGTCCGGTTCGCCGTTCACCATCACCCCGAACCTGCTGGCCGAACTGCCGGACGTGTTGCGTGCTCGG harbors:
- the fdhD gene encoding formate dehydrogenase accessory sulfurtransferase FdhD; translation: MGRVTVRRPVRMLTSHGMRRRPDALAAEEPLEIRVSGKPLAVTMRTPGHDVELAHGFLLSEGVIGASEDVALARYCDSLDDQGRNTYNVLDIALADGVPPPETGVERNFYTTSSCGVCGKAALAAVKLRTRYSPSGSPFTITPNLLAELPDVLRARQRVFAATGGLHAAGLFTSDGSLLTVREDVGRHNAVDKVLGWALLERGVPLADCGLLVSGRASFELVQKAAMAGIPMLAAVSAPSSLAVELAEENGMTLVGFLRGQSMNLYTGEKRIMEG